One window of the Streptomyces sp. NBC_00259 genome contains the following:
- a CDS encoding Ig-like domain-containing protein, with the protein MSRSRVRVRTHPRTLRVRPAGVAATAGAVALTVALAGCSGASASEDGRSDDKGKPRTSITVNLRGTQARAGEPVRVTLAAGKLQQVTVTDSKGGKLDGKVAADGRSWTSSRKAAPGTAYAVEARDDAGGTATAQFTTAAPEKVNKLALVPGKNATVGIAQPLSIVFDHEVTNKAEVERHLKVVTSDNTQGSWGWMEDWSGRSRVDWRPKDYFKPGTRVTLDAELNGVDSGGDGGWFVRDYTTGFTVGRQQVVKVDLDNHRLKLFRDGTQIKDVPMSAGTPGGEKGSWRGTAVLMSKEGTINMRSETVGLGDAYDKMVDSSMRLTWSGMYAHAAPWNAAYFGNANRSSGCVGMSDADAAAVYGEVQVGDPFEITGGDAKGTIALNNGYGAWNLDWAEWQKKSALR; encoded by the coding sequence TTGAGCCGCAGCCGCGTCCGCGTCCGCACCCACCCGCGCACCCTGCGCGTCCGCCCGGCCGGCGTCGCCGCGACCGCCGGTGCCGTGGCCCTGACGGTCGCGCTGGCGGGGTGTTCCGGCGCCTCCGCCTCGGAGGACGGCCGGTCCGACGACAAGGGGAAACCGCGGACGAGCATCACGGTGAACCTGCGGGGCACGCAGGCCAGGGCGGGTGAGCCCGTGCGGGTGACGCTCGCCGCGGGGAAGCTGCAGCAGGTCACGGTCACCGACTCCAAGGGCGGAAAGCTCGACGGCAAGGTCGCCGCCGACGGCCGCAGCTGGACCTCGTCCCGCAAGGCGGCGCCGGGCACGGCCTATGCGGTCGAGGCGCGGGACGACGCGGGCGGTACGGCGACGGCGCAGTTCACCACGGCCGCGCCGGAGAAGGTCAACAAGCTGGCCCTGGTGCCGGGCAAGAACGCGACGGTGGGCATCGCCCAGCCGCTGTCGATCGTCTTCGACCACGAGGTGACGAACAAGGCGGAGGTCGAGCGCCACCTCAAGGTCGTGACCTCGGACAACACCCAGGGCTCCTGGGGCTGGATGGAGGACTGGTCGGGCAGGTCCCGGGTGGACTGGCGGCCGAAGGACTACTTCAAGCCCGGCACCAGGGTGACGCTCGACGCGGAGCTGAACGGCGTCGATTCGGGCGGTGACGGCGGCTGGTTCGTCCGTGACTACACGACCGGCTTCACGGTCGGCCGGCAGCAGGTGGTGAAGGTCGACCTCGACAACCACCGGCTGAAGCTGTTCCGCGACGGGACGCAGATCAAGGACGTGCCGATGTCGGCCGGCACCCCCGGCGGCGAGAAGGGCTCCTGGCGCGGCACGGCGGTCCTGATGTCCAAGGAGGGCACGATCAACATGCGCTCCGAGACGGTCGGACTCGGCGACGCCTACGACAAGATGGTCGACTCCTCGATGCGGCTGACGTGGTCCGGGATGTACGCGCACGCCGCGCCGTGGAACGCCGCCTACTTCGGCAACGCCAACCGGAGTTCGGGCTGCGTCGGCATGAGCGACGCGGACGCCGCGGCGGTCTACGGCGAGGTCCAGGTCGGCGATCCGTTCGAGATCACCGGTGGTGACGCCAAGGGCACGATCGCCCTCAACAACGGTTACGGGGCGTGGAATCTGGACTGGGCGGAGTGGCAGAAGAAGAGCGCACTTCGCTGA
- a CDS encoding alpha/beta fold hydrolase, translating to MVHPHKPLRTSTTGAVSAALLAGAAFGLAPAAPAAATGAEAAPGVRFVDIRGDGGTVLKANVVTPADAGGSRTYPVIVLPTSWATPQVEYLAQATKLAGAGYVVVSYNARGFWQSGGRIEVAGPPDVADASRVIDWALAHTPADPSRVGMAGVSYGAGISLLAAAHDKRVRAVAALSGWGDLIDSIYSGRTQHLQAAAMLGGAGYLTGRPSAELQQILKDFLGSNLAKEDEMIAWGKKRSPATHLDRINANGTAVMLGNAWGDTIFPPNQYAEFYERLTVPKRLEFRPGDHATAEATGLLGLPNDTWTSAHRWFDHHLKGADNGVDREQPVRLKSRSGGGYETYPSWKSVGADTRKITLGGTKRIHANIDSGANGGILMLSNALDQFVRLPPTASVPLLPRSFAAVWQSERYGSDRRIRGTVKLHTTVTSTKESGTLVAYLYDVGPLGLGKLVSNAPYTFHGKTAGKPFTVDLELFSTAYDVPAGHRLAVVVDTVDPLYIEHNPSGAQLTFSSPAADPSYLSVPLREQ from the coding sequence ATGGTCCACCCCCACAAGCCCCTGCGCACCTCGACGACCGGGGCCGTCTCGGCGGCCCTGCTGGCCGGGGCCGCCTTCGGGCTGGCCCCGGCCGCCCCGGCGGCGGCCACCGGGGCCGAGGCCGCGCCCGGTGTACGGTTCGTCGACATCCGCGGCGACGGCGGCACCGTACTGAAGGCCAATGTCGTCACCCCGGCGGACGCCGGCGGCTCGCGCACCTACCCGGTGATCGTGCTGCCGACCAGCTGGGCCACACCGCAGGTCGAGTACCTCGCGCAGGCCACGAAGCTCGCCGGTGCCGGCTATGTGGTGGTCAGTTACAACGCCCGCGGCTTCTGGCAGTCCGGCGGCCGGATCGAGGTGGCCGGGCCGCCGGACGTCGCCGACGCCTCCCGGGTCATCGACTGGGCGCTCGCCCACACCCCCGCCGACCCCTCCAGGGTGGGCATGGCGGGAGTGTCGTACGGCGCCGGGATCAGCCTGCTCGCCGCCGCGCACGACAAGCGCGTCAGGGCCGTCGCGGCGCTCAGCGGCTGGGGCGATCTCATCGACTCCATCTACAGCGGCCGCACCCAGCACCTCCAGGCCGCCGCGATGCTCGGCGGCGCCGGCTACCTCACCGGCCGGCCCAGTGCCGAACTCCAGCAGATCCTCAAGGACTTCCTCGGCTCGAACCTGGCCAAGGAGGACGAGATGATCGCCTGGGGCAAGAAGCGCTCCCCAGCCACCCATCTCGACCGCATCAACGCCAACGGCACCGCCGTGATGCTCGGAAACGCCTGGGGCGACACCATCTTCCCGCCCAACCAGTACGCCGAGTTCTACGAACGGCTCACGGTGCCCAAGCGCCTGGAGTTCCGCCCGGGCGACCACGCGACCGCGGAGGCGACCGGCCTGCTGGGTCTGCCCAACGACACCTGGACCAGCGCCCACCGCTGGTTCGACCACCATCTCAAAGGCGCGGACAACGGCGTGGACCGCGAGCAGCCGGTCCGCCTCAAGTCCCGCTCCGGCGGCGGCTACGAGACGTACCCCAGCTGGAAGTCGGTGGGCGCGGACACCCGGAAGATCACCCTGGGCGGCACGAAGAGGATCCACGCGAACATCGATTCGGGCGCCAACGGCGGCATCCTGATGCTGTCGAACGCCCTGGACCAGTTCGTCAGGCTGCCCCCGACCGCTTCGGTCCCGTTGCTGCCACGGTCGTTCGCCGCCGTGTGGCAGTCCGAGCGGTACGGCTCGGACCGGCGGATCCGGGGGACGGTGAAGCTGCACACCACGGTCACCAGCACCAAGGAGAGCGGCACCCTCGTCGCCTATCTCTACGACGTGGGGCCGCTCGGCCTCGGCAAGCTGGTCAGCAATGCGCCGTACACCTTCCACGGCAAGACCGCGGGCAAGCCGTTCACCGTGGACCTGGAGTTGTTCTCCACCGCCTACGACGTCCCGGCCGGCCACCGTCTGGCCGTGGTCGTCGACACTGTCGACCCGCTCTACATCGAGCACAACCCGTCCGGCGCACAGCTGACCTTCTCCTCACCCGCGGCCGACCCCTCGTACCTGTCGGTCCCGCTGCGCGAGCAGTGA
- a CDS encoding exodeoxyribonuclease III, whose protein sequence is MRIATFNVNSITARLPRLLAWLESSGTDVLCIQETKCTAEQFPADALKELGYESAVNADGRWNGVAVVSRVGLDDVVKGLARGPAYGGVQEPRALSATCGGVRIWSVYVPNGREVAHEHYAYKLAWLDALKAAVAEDAAGERPFAVLGDYNIAPTDDDVWDRSFFEGMTHVTEPERAALAGLREVGLADVVPRPLKYDRPFTYWDYRQLCFPKNRGMRIDLVYGNEPFAKAVKDSYVDREERKGKGASDHAPVVVDLDL, encoded by the coding sequence ATGCGCATCGCCACGTTCAACGTCAATTCGATCACCGCCCGGCTGCCGCGGCTGCTCGCCTGGCTGGAGAGCAGCGGCACCGACGTGCTGTGCATCCAGGAGACCAAGTGCACCGCCGAGCAGTTCCCCGCCGACGCCCTGAAGGAGCTCGGCTACGAGTCCGCGGTCAATGCCGACGGCAGGTGGAACGGGGTGGCGGTGGTCTCCCGGGTGGGCCTCGACGACGTCGTGAAGGGCCTGGCCCGCGGCCCGGCCTACGGAGGTGTGCAGGAGCCCCGTGCGCTGAGCGCGACCTGCGGCGGCGTCCGGATCTGGTCGGTGTACGTGCCGAACGGCCGTGAGGTGGCCCATGAGCACTATGCGTACAAGCTGGCCTGGCTGGATGCGCTGAAGGCCGCGGTCGCCGAGGACGCCGCGGGGGAGCGGCCGTTCGCGGTGCTCGGTGATTACAACATCGCACCGACCGACGACGATGTGTGGGATCGGTCGTTCTTCGAGGGAATGACCCATGTGACCGAGCCGGAGCGTGCCGCGCTGGCCGGTCTGCGCGAGGTGGGCCTCGCCGACGTGGTGCCGCGCCCGCTCAAGTACGACCGGCCGTTCACGTACTGGGACTACCGCCAGCTGTGCTTCCCCAAGAACCGGGGCATGCGCATCGACCTGGTCTACGGCAACGAGCCGTTCGCCAAGGCGGTCAAGGACAGCTATGTCGACCGCGAGGAGCGCAAGGGCAAGGGCGCCTCGGACCATGCCCCGGTCGTGGTCGACCTCGACCTCTGA
- a CDS encoding MBL fold metallo-hydrolase, which translates to MKLTKKSHACVRLEKDGRTLVIDPGVFSEPDAAAGADAVLVTHEHPDHFNEERLRVALDASPGTEIWTLRSVAEQLSAAFPGRVHTVGDGDTFTAAGFDVQVHGELHAVIHPDLPRITNVGFLVDGSVFHPGDALTVPGRPVDTLMLPVMAPWNKVSEVIDYVREVAPRRAIDIHDALLTELARPLYDTHIGNLGGAEHSRLASGESADL; encoded by the coding sequence GTGAAGCTCACGAAGAAGTCGCACGCCTGCGTCCGCCTGGAGAAGGACGGGCGGACCCTCGTCATCGACCCCGGCGTCTTCAGCGAGCCGGACGCCGCCGCCGGTGCCGATGCCGTGCTGGTCACGCACGAGCATCCCGACCACTTCAACGAGGAGCGCCTGCGCGTCGCGCTCGACGCGAGTCCGGGCACCGAGATCTGGACGCTGCGCAGCGTCGCCGAGCAGCTCTCCGCCGCCTTCCCCGGCCGCGTCCACACCGTCGGTGACGGCGACACCTTCACCGCGGCCGGTTTCGACGTCCAGGTCCACGGTGAGCTGCACGCCGTGATCCACCCGGACCTGCCGAGGATCACCAATGTCGGCTTCCTCGTGGACGGTTCGGTCTTCCACCCCGGCGACGCCCTGACCGTCCCGGGCCGGCCGGTGGACACGCTGATGCTCCCCGTGATGGCTCCGTGGAACAAGGTCTCGGAGGTCATCGACTACGTACGCGAGGTCGCACCGCGCCGTGCGATCGACATCCACGACGCGCTGCTGACCGAGCTCGCCCGCCCCCTCTACGACACGCACATCGGCAATCTGGGCGGTGCCGAGCACAGCAGGCTGGCGTCGGGGGAATCCGCCGACCTCTGA
- a CDS encoding DUF6278 family protein gives MNIPFLDNWRKRHGGDGSRTLASAVGGDAEGVAELLSECELLRVRAGQQGLELDDTPASLEALDQLPPRWRDDPEELPWLGNDAGLYLGTVIVRTVRGAAWHVWPGGHPVVRLASGREINVVEAGLGWAVHGSPELSQVYAEAAEA, from the coding sequence ATGAACATCCCTTTCTTGGACAACTGGCGCAAACGGCACGGCGGTGACGGGAGCCGAACGCTGGCCTCCGCCGTCGGCGGCGACGCGGAGGGTGTGGCGGAGCTGCTCTCCGAGTGCGAACTGCTGCGGGTCCGGGCGGGGCAGCAGGGGCTTGAACTGGACGACACCCCGGCCTCGTTGGAGGCGCTCGACCAGCTGCCGCCCCGCTGGCGGGACGATCCGGAGGAGCTGCCCTGGCTGGGCAACGACGCGGGACTCTATCTGGGCACCGTGATCGTCCGGACCGTGCGGGGTGCCGCCTGGCATGTGTGGCCCGGCGGCCACCCCGTGGTGCGGCTCGCCTCGGGGCGTGAGATCAATGTGGTGGAGGCGGGACTGGGCTGGGCCGTGCACGGTTCGCCCGAGCTGTCCCAGGTCTATGCGGAGGCGGCGGAGGCCTGA